GCGAAGGGCCCACGCTGCTGGCCCTGAACACTGTCGACAATCGAGCTGGCTCTGCATTGGAGCCCAGCCTTCACGGCCTGGGCCTGGTCAACGGCAGCGAAAAACTCGGCAACCTCACGTTCAGCCTCGCGGATCCAGTCAGCGAGTCCGGCTCCATGAGACCCATTGTGTCTTCCAACAACGGCGCCACCTGGATGTCCGGCAGCCACCTGACCCACGGCCTACTGACCGCAGTGACCAGTATGGGCAGCCCAGCCTCCGTTCCCACGGCCTTCACCACGCTGGATGCGACCCTGGTGTTTTACACACAGATTGCTCCGGCCAACACACTGACCCTGACCCAGGAAGTGCCGCTGGATGGCCACGCCACATTGCAAGTGAAGTATCTATAACCCTGCGGCCATAGCGCACTTTCTCGCACCGGACAACGCACACAAAAAAGCCGTTTGTCCTCAACAGACAAACGGCTTTTTATAAGAAGACAGCTAACCCTTGGAAAGGATCATTCCCACTCAATCGTCGCCGGCGGCTTGCTCGACACGTCATACGTCACGCGCGAGATACCTTCGATCTCGTTGATGATACGGCCGCTGACGGTTTCCAGCAGTTCGTACGGCAGGTGTGCCCAACGAGCGGTCATGAAGTCGATGGTTTCCACGGCACGCAGGGCCACGACCCAGGCGTAACGACGGCCATCGCCTACCACACCAACCGATTTCACCGGCTGGAACACCACGAAGGCTTGGCTGACTTTGTGGTACCAGTCGGCCTTGCGCAGTTCTTCGATGAAGATGTGGTCGGCGCGACGCAGCAGGTCGGCGTATTCCTTCTTCACTTCACCGAGGATCCGCACGCCCAGGCCCGGGCCTGGGAATGGGTGGCGGTAGACCATGTCGTACGGCAGGCCCAGTTCCAGGCCCAGACGGCGGACTTCGTCCTTGAACAGTTCGCGCAGCGGTTCTACCAGCTTGAGGTTCATTTCCTCAGGCAGGCCACCCACGTTGTGGTGGGACTTGATCACGTGGGCCTTGCCGCTCTTGGCGCCGGCCGACTCGATCACGTCGGGGTAGATGGTGCCCTGGGCGAGGTACTTGATGTTGTCCAGGCTGTTGGACTGGGCATCGAAGACGTCGATGAAGGTGCGGCCGATGATCTTGCGCTTCTTCTCCGGGTCGGACTCGCCGGCCAGGTTATTCAAGAACTGATCTTCGGCGTTGGCGCGGATCACCTTGACGCCCATGTTCTCGGCGAACATGGCCATCACCTGCTCACCTTCGTGCAGGCGCAGCAGGCCGTTGTCGACGAAGACGCAGGTCAGTTGGTCGCCAATGGCTTTGTGCAGCAGCGCCGCAACCACGGAGGAGTCAACGCCGCCGGACAGGCCGAGCAGCACGTTGTCGGTGCCGACTTGGGCACGTACGTTGGCGATGGCGTCTTCAGCGATCTTCGATGGGGTCCACAGGGCTTCACACTCGCAGATGTCGAGGATGAAGCGCGACAGGATGCGGCCGCCTTGCTTGGTGTGGGTCACTTCCGGGTGGAACTGCACGCCGTAGTAGCGACGCTCGTCGCTGAACATGCCGGCGATCGGGCAGCTCGGGGTGCTGGCCAGGATGTGGAAGTCTTCCGGCATCTTGGTGACTTTGTCACCGTGGCTCATCCACACGTCGAGGCCGAACAGGCCGTCGGCGTCGACGTGATCTTCGATGCCGTCCAGCAGGCGGCTCTTGCCGACCACGTCCACA
The genomic region above belongs to Pseudomonas sp. S35 and contains:
- a CDS encoding DUF1120 domain-containing protein, with the translated sequence MKKLLTPLLAALLLTDGAIAAADSAVDLTVKGRITPSACQPAITNGGAIDHGKLSAKDLNIETLTILPEYRLQLSIRCEGPTLLALNTVDNRAGSALEPSLHGLGLVNGSEKLGNLTFSLADPVSESGSMRPIVSSNNGATWMSGSHLTHGLLTAVTSMGSPASVPTAFTTLDATLVFYTQIAPANTLTLTQEVPLDGHATLQVKYL
- the guaA gene encoding glutamine-hydrolyzing GMP synthase, yielding MALDIHAHRILILDFGSQYTQLIARRVREIGVYCELHPFDMDDEAIREFAPKGVILAGGPESVHEANSPRCPQAVFDLGVPVFGICYGMQTMAEQLGGKVEGSELREFGYARVDVVGKSRLLDGIEDHVDADGLFGLDVWMSHGDKVTKMPEDFHILASTPSCPIAGMFSDERRYYGVQFHPEVTHTKQGGRILSRFILDICECEALWTPSKIAEDAIANVRAQVGTDNVLLGLSGGVDSSVVAALLHKAIGDQLTCVFVDNGLLRLHEGEQVMAMFAENMGVKVIRANAEDQFLNNLAGESDPEKKRKIIGRTFIDVFDAQSNSLDNIKYLAQGTIYPDVIESAGAKSGKAHVIKSHHNVGGLPEEMNLKLVEPLRELFKDEVRRLGLELGLPYDMVYRHPFPGPGLGVRILGEVKKEYADLLRRADHIFIEELRKADWYHKVSQAFVVFQPVKSVGVVGDGRRYAWVVALRAVETIDFMTARWAHLPYELLETVSGRIINEIEGISRVTYDVSSKPPATIEWE